One Amblyomma americanum isolate KBUSLIRL-KWMA chromosome 8, ASM5285725v1, whole genome shotgun sequence DNA window includes the following coding sequences:
- the LOC144101831 gene encoding uncharacterized protein LOC144101831, whose amino-acid sequence MSPPAMLSPVLSLASMLLLLPVGTNAFPAKFGMYSVRNNSICAAVVHTGANSSETELGETPNSKDIFGNAEKLPLSKCRHPHDFVIVQEGRYALLSKTDVLASFIGRNYSYTFCVNSKQTIDFSCYRVSDRNGVTYFVAPTDYDRVLIRGPVGFYKCPQTYESLYDDQLSLIRDERQCATFLTVSSYGVRTDTGDCVLLYRYALFKDYPEVWNGCQRYSVGVNGNASYDCRFRAAAEPWNYPTREEVSRCAEYAIRVECSSVKFDSEADSRYFYAGHGMGEMTQNKIDRDSCQALGVEGFVTVGSYSRAATIGGCGILLAVVAVAVRVMCRMYLCSLCRREPVPYRHFSNAL is encoded by the coding sequence ATGAGCCCTCCAGCCATGCTTTCACCTGTCCTCTCATTGGCCTCTATGCTATTGCTACTTCCGGTTGGCACCAATGCATTTCCGGCTAAGTTCGGCATGTACTCGGTCCGCAACAATTCTATCTGCGCCGCGGTGGTACACACCGGCGCCAACTCCTCGGAAACTGAACTCGGCGAAACTCCGAACTCTAAGGATATCTTTGGCAACGCCGAGAAGCTGCCGCTGTCAAAGTGCCGTCACCCGCACGACTTCGTAATTGTCCAGGAAGGACGTTACGCGCTCCTGTCGAAAACAGACGTCTTGGCTTCGTTTATCGGACGAAACTATAGCTACACGTTCTGTGTGAACAGCAAGCAGACGATCGACTTTTCGTGTTACAGGGTTAGCGACCGGAACGGCGTGACGTACTTTGTGGCGCCGACCGACTACGACCGAGTGCTCATTCGCGGCCCCGTCGGCTTCTACAAATGTCCGCAGACCTACGAATCGCTCTACGACGACCAGCTGTCTTTGATTCGTGACGAGCGCCAGTGCGCCACCTTCCTGACAGTGTCCAGCTACGGCGTGCGAACTGACACCGGCGACTGCGTACTCCTGTACCGCTACGCACTGTTCAAGGACTACCCCGAAGTGTGGAACGGGTGTCAGCGTTACTCTGTCGGTGTCAACGGGAACGCCTCCTACGACTGCCGATTCCGCGCAGCTGCCGAGCCTTGGAACTACCCGACGCGGGAGGAGGTCTCGCGATGCGCCGAATACGCCATCCGGGTGGAGTGCAGCTCGGTGAAGTTCGATTCAGAAGCCGATTCGCGCTATTTTTACGCTGGACACGGCATGGGGGAGATGACACAGAACAAGATCGACAGGGACAGCTGCCAAGCGCTCGGCGTGGAAGGCTTCGTCACCGTTGGCTCCTACTCACGAGCAGCGACTATCGGAGGTTGTGGCATTCTTCTGGCTGTGGTCGCGGTGGCAGTGCGCGTCATGTGCCGTATGTacttgtgtagtttgtgcaggcGCGAACCAGTTCCTTATAGACATTTTAGCAACGCACTATAA